Proteins from a single region of Dictyoglomus sp. NZ13-RE01:
- a CDS encoding glycosyl transferase produces the protein MKIAFFTNNYLPNTGGAAISVETYRKALEDLGHEVMVFAPSYPPWFPPYDDTNKKIWRFPSIFLKKITIHPIPIWFTRKVYKAFEEFNPDIIHSHHPYVIGKVALKISKKYKKPIVFTYHTQYHKYVHYIPIIPTKIKEIYAIKSSVYYANSVDRVIAPTEELKALIKSFGVKKEIEVLPTGIDLKLWEKADPKKYLNNKPWQGKKILLYTGRLAKEKNIEFLLYSLSDLLIKRDDVVLLIVGDGDERKNLEELKNKLNLGNKVYFLGWYPREELVHFYSMADIFVFSSTTETQGLVTLEAMAGGCAVVAVKAIGSESLVTNGVEGFLTDLNYDHFKNKVEYLLDNPEILQRMKSNAKIKAEEYSVQNLAIKLIEIYRKTIKERENRKFLLNKSK, from the coding sequence ATGAAAATAGCTTTTTTTACTAATAATTACTTACCAAATACTGGTGGAGCTGCAATATCAGTGGAAACTTATAGAAAAGCCTTGGAAGATTTAGGGCATGAAGTTATGGTTTTTGCGCCCAGTTATCCTCCATGGTTCCCACCCTATGATGATACAAATAAAAAAATTTGGAGATTTCCATCCATCTTTCTAAAAAAAATCACTATTCATCCCATTCCAATATGGTTTACAAGGAAAGTATATAAAGCTTTTGAAGAGTTCAATCCTGACATTATCCATTCACATCATCCTTATGTTATTGGAAAGGTTGCCTTGAAAATTTCAAAAAAGTATAAAAAGCCCATAGTCTTCACTTACCATACCCAATACCACAAATATGTCCACTATATTCCTATAATACCGACAAAGATAAAAGAAATATATGCTATAAAAAGTAGTGTTTATTATGCCAATTCTGTAGATAGAGTTATAGCTCCTACTGAAGAATTAAAAGCACTAATCAAAAGCTTTGGTGTAAAAAAGGAGATTGAAGTTCTACCAACAGGTATAGATCTTAAGCTCTGGGAAAAAGCAGATCCTAAAAAATATTTAAATAATAAACCTTGGCAAGGTAAAAAAATTTTGCTTTATACAGGCAGATTAGCAAAAGAAAAAAATATTGAGTTTTTGCTTTATTCTCTATCAGACTTACTTATTAAAAGAGATGATGTAGTACTTTTAATAGTCGGAGATGGAGACGAGAGAAAAAATTTAGAGGAATTAAAAAATAAATTAAACTTAGGGAATAAAGTATACTTTTTGGGATGGTATCCACGAGAGGAATTAGTACATTTTTATAGTATGGCGGATATTTTTGTTTTCTCATCTACTACAGAAACTCAGGGATTAGTCACTTTAGAAGCAATGGCTGGTGGATGTGCAGTTGTTGCTGTAAAAGCAATCGGATCTGAAAGTTTAGTTACTAATGGAGTTGAAGGTTTTCTCACAGATCTAAATTACGATCACTTTAAAAATAAAGTTGAATATTTACTTGATAATCCTGAAATTCTCCAAAGAATGAAAAGTAATGCCAAGATTAAAGCAGAAGAATATTCAGTACAGAATTTAGCTATTAAATTAATCGAAATTTATCGTAAAACAATA